From one Culex quinquefasciatus strain JHB chromosome 3, VPISU_Cqui_1.0_pri_paternal, whole genome shotgun sequence genomic stretch:
- the LOC6032804 gene encoding LOW QUALITY PROTEIN: venom carboxylesterase-6 (The sequence of the model RefSeq protein was modified relative to this genomic sequence to represent the inferred CDS: deleted 1 base in 1 codon), which translates to MLDPAAFTITTIIALSTCVTVTHSAADNVFPEYIKVLPSPLVCLLDGCIIGTTRSALEGYQFEAFFGIPYAKPPLGKLRFKDPVQVESWVGNYDATFERSKCIQKNDARPQSLVEGSEDCLYLNLYRPLHIGEKLPVIVYIHGGSYASGSASFAEYGPERLMDTKKVLVVVIQYRLGVFGFLSTDDISSPGNYGLKDQSMAMRWVQRNIKKFGGDPNRVTLVGQSAGGAAVQMHMMSHLSRGTFQQAVSMSGTALAYWNYNIDQARVARRQAAVLGIPAAYKMSTEKLVETLRWVDAVELGKSIDRLKYFYVHPTALYQPVMERHLTNGTFLSEDPQALWSAGKFQQIPWITGTVPNDGAADSLGIITNVTLLKQLNEMSRKYIPRLAGGDDNAKATQMLKNRFFQDGTDDRWLTANNFLHLQDLLTESTITYPTARSVKQHLALKKNNKSPIGVYYFNFKGRYSQSYSYSYTTKDFGVCHSDELLYLFRNTAVGADFPSGSPEAIMARSFVEYFVKIAYEGIPGPTCRNKDCQILEFTNSENPKAPVVLSLVNGFNEDMYKFWQKYYSLQGI; encoded by the exons ATGTTAGACCCAGCCGCGTTCACGATAACGACGATAATCGCATTATCCACGTGCGTAACAGTGACCCATAGTGCAGCAGACAACGTGTTTCCTGAGTACATCAAAGTGTTGCCCAGTCCATTGGTTTGCCTTTTGGACGGTTGCATTATCGGAACTACACGAAGTGCACTGGAAGGTTATCAATTTGAGGCGTTCTTTGGGATTCCGTACGCCAAGCCTCCGCTGGGAAAATTACGTTTTAAA GATCCAGTGCAAGTAGAATCGTGGGTCGGCAATTACGATGCCACTTTTGAACGAAGCAAGTGCATACAGAAAAATGACGCCCGTCCCCAATCATTGGTAGAGGGAAGTGAAGATTGTTTATATCTGAACTTGTACCGACCTCTTCATATAGGTGAGAAACTTCCGGTGATTGTCTACATTCACGGCGGAAGTTATGCTTCTGGTTCGGCATCCTTTGCGGAGTACGGCCCTGAACGATTGATGGATACTAAAAAGGTTTTAGTGGTGGTGATTCAGTATCGCCTTGGAGTGTTTGGATTTCTTTCCACCGATGATATTTCTTCTCCTGGAAATTACGGGCTGAAAGACCAAAGTATGGCAATGCGCTGGGTGCagagaaatattaaaaagtttgGAGGCGATCCGAATCGAGTCACACTGGTTGGCCAAAGTGCCGGTGGTGCTGCAGTACAAATGCACATGATGTCCCATTTAAGCCGAGGTACGTTTCAACAGGCTGTGAGCATGAGTGGAACAGCGTTAGCGTATTGGAATTACAACATTGATCAAGCAAGGGTTGCAAGGCGTCAGGCTGCAGTTTTGGGTATTCCTGCGGCTTATAAAATGTCCACAGAAAAGTTGGTGGAAACTCTACGCTGGGTAGACGCCGTTGAGTTGGGCAAGAGCATCGATCGACTAAAATATTTCTATGTTCATCCAACTGCTTTATATCAACCAGTCATGGAACGCCATTTGACAAACGGTACGTTTCTCAGCGAAGACCCACAAGCACTTTGGTCTGCAGGAAAATTCCAGCAAATTCCGTGGATAACCGGTACGGTTCCAAATGATGGCGCAGCTGATTCTCTTggaataattacaaatgttacgCTTTTAAAGCAGCTTAATGAAATGTCGAGGAAATATATTCCTCGCTTGGCAGGCGGAGATGACAATGCCAAGGCAACCCAAATGCTTAAGAATCGGTTCTTCCAGGACGGAACAGACGATCGCTGGCTGACTGCAAACAATTTTCTACATTTACAAGAT CTCCTCACCGAGTCTACCATAACTTACCCCACGGCACGAAGTGTGAAGCAGCATTtggcgttg aaaaaaaacaacaagtcCCCGATAGGAGTGTACTACTTTAATTTCAAGGGCCGCTACTCGCAGTCATATTCCTACAGCTACACGACCAAAGACTTCGGCGTGTGTCATTCCGACGAACTGCTTTATCTGTTCAGAAACACCGCAGTGGGAGCGGATTTCCCCAGCGGTTCACCGGAGGCGATCATGGCAAGaagttttgttgaatattttgtaaaaattgcttATGAAGG AATTCCCGGTCCAACGTGTAGAAACAAAGATTGCCAAATATTAGAGTTTACCAACTCTGAGAATCCAAAAGCACCAGTAGTGTTAAGCTTAGTAAATGGATTCAACGAAGACATGTACAAGTTTTGGCAAAAATATTACAGTTTACAAGGAATTTGA
- the LOC6032803 gene encoding venom carboxylesterase-6 isoform X1: MNRSLLALLFVTLAAVVQCGLAAIGDRYAFERVPPSPRTCIQDGCLQGKYLDGLEGDQFEAYLGIPFAKPPLGKLRFKNPVQNDPWTGDYDATWERSCCLQKNDLRPLQTIQGGEDCLYLNVFRPKNITTPLPVIFNIHGGGYAYGASSIGEFGPERFMDTKKIILVVPQYRLGVFGFLSTEDRVAPGNFGMKDQAMALKWTRDNIGFLGGNPNLITLIGESVGGSSVQFHMMSPLSKGLFARAVSMSGSALSNWNYNVDHLALARRQAEVVGVKNPKSMTTEQLVDELRKVDALELAKSIDILKFFYVHPITLYHPTIERYVDQETFMSEDPRDLWAAGKYSPVPYTVGFLPNEGAYASAIILTNRSLLNDLNEHSSDYIPRLVGANHPTSVQMIKNRYFPDGSNERWLTENNVGNLQNLLSEGIIIHGIVLSVKQIISSKNSQKAPLSVYFFNFKGPYSRSYYNSYTYGDFGVCHADDLMYIFRASDFFPDFEPQSPAWHMAKVFVDYFVTIAYNGTAGPLCTAESCQLLEFTNSADEQKPVDLNLINGFDEDQFAFWYNVNALQSY, from the exons atgaatcgTTCACTACTCGCATTGCTTTTCGTAACACTAGCGGCCGTTGTACAGTGCGGACTTGCTGCCATCGGAGATCGGTACGCTTTTGAACGAGTTCCTCCATCGCCAAGAACGTGTATCCAGGATGGATGCCTTCAGGGTAAATATCTCGACGGACTCGAAGGTGACCAATTTGAAGCTTATCTAGGGATCCCGTTTGCGAAGCCACCATTAGGAAAGCTTCGTTTTAAG aATCCTGTTCAAAATGATCCCTGGACCGGAGACTACGATGCCACGTGGGAACGTAGTTGTTGTCTCCAGAAAAATGATCTTCGCCCTCTCCAAACCATACAGGGTGGCGAAGATTGTCTGTATCTGAACGTGTTTAGACCAAAA AATATAACAACCCCATTGCCAGTCATCTTTAACATACATGGCGGAGGATACGCCTATGGAGCTAGTTCAATTGGAGAATTCGGTCCAGAACGGTTCATGGATACTAAAAAGATTATTTTAGTAGTACCACAGTATCGTTTGGGCGTGTTCGGGTTTCTCTCAACTGAAGATCGTGTTGCTCCGGGAAATTTCGGAATGAAAGATCAGGCGATGGCGCTAAAATGGACACGGGATAATATTGGATTCCTCGGCGGAAATCCAAATCTGATCACCCTGATTGGAGAGAGTGTGGGTGGAAGTTCGGTGCAGTTCCATATGATGTCTCCACTGAGCAAAGGACTTTTTGCAAGAGCAGTCAGCATGAGTGGGAGTGCATTAAGCAATTGGAATTATAACGTTGATCATTTAGCTTTGGCTCGACGACAAGCGGAAGTTGTTGGTGTTAAGAACCCAAAAAGCATGACAACTGAGCAGCTTGTCGATGAGCTCAGAAAGGTGGATGCTCTCGAGCTGGCCAAGAGTATCgacattttgaaattcttttatGTGCATCCTATAACACTATACCATCCTACTATCGAGCGGTACGTAGATCAGGAAACATTCATGAGCGAAGATCCGAGAGACTTATGGGCTGCTGGAAAATACAGCCCTGTTCCATATACTGTGGGCTTTTTGCCGAATGAAGGAGCGTACGCCTCTGCAATTATACTAACCAACAGAAGCTTACTGAACGATTTGAATGAACATTCGTCCGACTATATTCCTCGGCTTGTAGGCGCAAATCATCCAACCAGTGTTCAAATGATTAAAAATCGGTATTTCCCAGACGGATCAAACGAGCGTTGGCTCACGGAAAACAATgtgggaaatttacaaaat CTTCTTTCCGAAGGCATCATAATCCACGGTATTGTACTAAGCGTGAAGCAgattatttcatcgaaaaacagcCAGAAAGCACCATTGAGTGTTTACTTCTTCAACTTCAAAGGACCATATTCGAGATCGTACTACAACAGTTATACATACGGCGACTTTGGAGTTTGTCACGCGGATGATTTGATGTACATTTTCAGAGCATCCGATTTTTTCCCTGATTTTGAGCCTCAATCTCCAGCCTGGCACATGGCTAAGGTGTTTGTGGATTATTTCGTCACTATTGCTTACAATGG AACTGCTGGACCTCTTTGCACCGCTGAAAGCTGTCAATTGTTAGAATTTACCAACTCCGCTGACGAACAAAAGCCTGTAGATCTAAATCTTATCAACGGATTCGATGAGGATCAGTTTGCCTTTTGGTACAACGTCAATGCATTGCAAAGCTATTGA
- the LOC6032803 gene encoding venom carboxylesterase-6 isoform X2, with the protein MNRSLLALLFVTLAAVVQCGLAAIGDRYAFERVPPSPRTCIQDGCLQGKYLDGLEGDQFEAYLGIPFAKPPLGKLRFKNPVQNDPWTGDYDATWERSCCLQKNDLRPLQTIQGGEDCLYLNVFRPKNITTPLPVIFNIHGGGYAYGASSIGEFGPERFMDTKKIILVVPQYRLGVFGFLSTEDRVAPGNFGMKDQAMALKWTRDNIGFLGGNPNLITLIGESVGGSSVQFHMMSPLSKGLFARAVSMSGSALSNWNYNVDHLALARRQAEVVGVKNPKSMTTEQLVDELRKVDALELAKSIDILKFFYVHPITLYHPTIERYVDQETFMSEDPRDLWAAGKYSPVPYTVGFLPNEGAYASAIILTNRSLLNDLNEHSSDYIPRLVGANHPTSVQMIKNRYFPDGSNERWLTENNVGNLQNLLSEGIIIHGIVLSVKQIISSKNSQKAPLSVYFFNFKGPYSRSYYNKHPIFSLILSLNLQPGTWLRCLWIISSLLLTMELLDLFAPLKAVNC; encoded by the exons atgaatcgTTCACTACTCGCATTGCTTTTCGTAACACTAGCGGCCGTTGTACAGTGCGGACTTGCTGCCATCGGAGATCGGTACGCTTTTGAACGAGTTCCTCCATCGCCAAGAACGTGTATCCAGGATGGATGCCTTCAGGGTAAATATCTCGACGGACTCGAAGGTGACCAATTTGAAGCTTATCTAGGGATCCCGTTTGCGAAGCCACCATTAGGAAAGCTTCGTTTTAAG aATCCTGTTCAAAATGATCCCTGGACCGGAGACTACGATGCCACGTGGGAACGTAGTTGTTGTCTCCAGAAAAATGATCTTCGCCCTCTCCAAACCATACAGGGTGGCGAAGATTGTCTGTATCTGAACGTGTTTAGACCAAAA AATATAACAACCCCATTGCCAGTCATCTTTAACATACATGGCGGAGGATACGCCTATGGAGCTAGTTCAATTGGAGAATTCGGTCCAGAACGGTTCATGGATACTAAAAAGATTATTTTAGTAGTACCACAGTATCGTTTGGGCGTGTTCGGGTTTCTCTCAACTGAAGATCGTGTTGCTCCGGGAAATTTCGGAATGAAAGATCAGGCGATGGCGCTAAAATGGACACGGGATAATATTGGATTCCTCGGCGGAAATCCAAATCTGATCACCCTGATTGGAGAGAGTGTGGGTGGAAGTTCGGTGCAGTTCCATATGATGTCTCCACTGAGCAAAGGACTTTTTGCAAGAGCAGTCAGCATGAGTGGGAGTGCATTAAGCAATTGGAATTATAACGTTGATCATTTAGCTTTGGCTCGACGACAAGCGGAAGTTGTTGGTGTTAAGAACCCAAAAAGCATGACAACTGAGCAGCTTGTCGATGAGCTCAGAAAGGTGGATGCTCTCGAGCTGGCCAAGAGTATCgacattttgaaattcttttatGTGCATCCTATAACACTATACCATCCTACTATCGAGCGGTACGTAGATCAGGAAACATTCATGAGCGAAGATCCGAGAGACTTATGGGCTGCTGGAAAATACAGCCCTGTTCCATATACTGTGGGCTTTTTGCCGAATGAAGGAGCGTACGCCTCTGCAATTATACTAACCAACAGAAGCTTACTGAACGATTTGAATGAACATTCGTCCGACTATATTCCTCGGCTTGTAGGCGCAAATCATCCAACCAGTGTTCAAATGATTAAAAATCGGTATTTCCCAGACGGATCAAACGAGCGTTGGCTCACGGAAAACAATgtgggaaatttacaaaat CTTCTTTCCGAAGGCATCATAATCCACGGTATTGTACTAAGCGTGAAGCAgattatttcatcgaaaaacagcCAGAAAGCACCATTGAGTGTTTACTTCTTCAACTTCAAAGGACCATATTCGAGATCGTACTACAACA AGCATCCGATTTTTTCCCTGATTTTGAGCCTCAATCTCCAGCCTGGCACATGGCTAAGGTGTTTGTGGATTATTTCGTCACTATTGCTTACAATGG AACTGCTGGACCTCTTTGCACCGCTGAAAGCTGTCAATTGTTAG
- the LOC6032802 gene encoding venom carboxylesterase-6 gives MVYIHGGGFFAGGASPSIIGPEYFMDTRRVILVTFQYRLGVFGFLSTGDEVAPGNFGLKDQVMALRWVKHNIAYFGGNPDLVTIFGQSAGGASVHMHMISPMSDGLFSRAIVMSGNAIAPWNIPTEDPLSLAQRQAEAVGITQVDTLSSKQLVDALRNVDANVLSGSIDKLKFWSIDPLTLYRPVVEPLCSSNESFLIEDPRISWRKGSYQKIPWMTGYLPNDGAVRAIAITSNEKLLNELNANISYILPMLLEKPSSQELMKVLKLRYFNDSTDEKWITTENEQRLVDLYTEAAFLYPIQSAVKQHVTSADTKLAPVSIYKFSFKGPYSYSFLYTFTHQDFGVVHCDELIYLFRSPALFPDFPHKSKEARMSHHFVEFFIDFAINGVATPLKPYRGCNNDNEVYQSMDCDVLEFINSSEPGKPFEVRVSNGRNEDLFSFWRKFY, from the exons ATGGTTTACATTCATGGAGGTGGATTCTTTGCTGGTGGTGCAAGTCCTTCTATAATAGGACCAGAATACTTTATGGACACCCGTCGGGTTATTTTGGTAACATTCCAGTACAGACTAGGCGTGTTTGGGTTTCTTTCTACGGGTGATGAGGTCGCTCCGGGAAATTTTGGACTCAAAGATCAGGTCATGGCCCTGCGGTGGGTAAAACataatattgcatattttggaGGAAATCCCGACTTGGTGACAATATTTGGCCAGAGTGCCGGAGGAGCATCGGTCCACATGCACATGATTAGCCCTATGAGTGACGGACTTTTCTCCAGAGCTATCGTGATGAGTGGCAATGCAATTGCGCCATGGAACATTCCGACCGAGGATCCTTTGAGTTTGGCCCAGAGGCAAGCAGAAGCAGTGGGTATCACGCAAGTGGATACGCTTTCCTCAAAGCAGTTGGTCGATGCTTTGAGAAATGTTGATGCAAATGTGCTTTCGGGAAGTATCGATAAATTAAAA TTTTGGTCAATCGATCCACTAACCTTGTATAGACCGGTTGTGGAACCACTTTGTTCATCAAATGAATCTTTTTTAATCGAAGATCCTCGTATTTCTTGGAGGAAAGGCAgctatcagaaaattccttggATGACCGGATACCTTCCAAATGACGGCGCAGTTCGAGCTATTGCAATCACGTCTAATGAAAAACTTCTGAATGAGTTAAATGCTAACATTAGCTACATACTGCCCATGCTCCTGGAGAAACCATCCTCGCAGGAATTGATGAAAGTATTAAAGCTTCGATACTTCAATGATAGCACTGACGAGAAGTGGATAACAACAGAAAACGAGCAGCGATTGGTCgat CTATACACCGAAGCGGCGTTTCTGTATCCGATTCAATCGGCCGTAAAACAGCATGTGACTTCCGCTGACACCAAGCTGGCACCGGTTAGCATCTACAAGTTCAGCTTCAAAGGTCCTTATTCGTACTCGTTCCTGTACACTTTTACCCACCAAGACTTTGGCGTAGTGCATTGCGACGAGCTAATCTACCTCTTCCGATCCCCAGCGCTTTTCCCCGACTTTCCGCACAAGTCCAAAGAGGCGCGAATGTCGCACCACTTTGTAGagtttttcatcgatttcgccATCAATGG AGTGGCTACTCCATTGAAACCATACCGAGGCTGCAACAATGACAATGAGGTCTACCAATCAATGGATTGTGATGTACTAGAGTTCATAAATTCTAGCGAACCTGGCAAGCCTTTCGAAGTACGTGTATCAAATGGTCGGAATGAGGATCTATTCAGCTTTTGgagaaaattttactaa
- the LOC6032801 gene encoding uncharacterized serine-rich protein C215.13: MALVEGTTKTEMTLTESQTPVISKEVIVEKSSAGVSEKSVTQSKSFGASSEKEILEESANAISKTVEKSESSFASERSVSEKVSDTGSLASSLLSSSSVISSVSSSKVVSSSFSSSSSSSMSSIKSSSFDSSTAIDDFFKN; encoded by the coding sequence ATGGCTCTCGTTGAAGGCACCACCAAGACTGAAATGACCCTCACCGAGTCACAAACTCCCGTGATTTCGAAGGAAGTAATTGTCGAAAAATCATCTGCCGGCGTTTCCGAAAAAAGCGTTACGCAGTCCAAAAGCTTCGGCGCTAGCAGCGAAAAGGAAATCCTGGAGGAAAGTGCCAACGCCATCTCTAAGACTGTGGAGAAATCAGAGTCATCGTTTGCTTCCGAACGGAGTGTGTCTGAAAAAGTTTCGGATACTGGATCTCTTGCCTCATCACTGCTCTCTTCTTCGTCCGTGATAAGCTCCGTTTCAAGCAGCAAAGTGGTATCCTCGTCATTCAGCTCTTCCAGTTCATCgtccatgtccagtatcaaatcATCTTCGTTCGACTCCAGCACAGCTATCGacgatttctttaaaaattag